One genomic region from Yersinia canariae encodes:
- the secM gene encoding secA translation cis-regulator SecM has product MIGILNRWRQFGRRYFWPHLLLGMVAASLGVPSNLSGIPDQAAIPNTSSSQSRQNYGATNFTSLALLHDMHRRPSFSVDYWQQHALRTVIRHLSFALAPQAAYARVQEVVETDQEEPLQIQQLALLNTLNALLTHEFKPPAIIRYTEQVKRPVLSLHKPGLWLAQVQGIRAGPANLS; this is encoded by the coding sequence GTGATCGGTATTCTAAATCGTTGGCGACAATTTGGCAGACGTTATTTCTGGCCGCATCTCCTTTTGGGGATGGTAGCGGCGAGTCTTGGCGTGCCATCAAACCTGTCTGGCATTCCTGATCAAGCAGCAATACCGAACACATCATCAAGCCAAAGCCGTCAGAATTACGGTGCGACAAACTTTACTAGTTTGGCATTGCTACATGATATGCATCGTCGCCCTTCATTCAGCGTAGACTACTGGCAACAGCATGCACTGCGCACGGTTATTCGTCACCTTTCATTTGCACTGGCACCTCAAGCGGCATATGCACGGGTGCAAGAGGTGGTTGAGACTGATCAGGAAGAACCATTGCAAATTCAGCAGCTTGCACTGCTGAATACACTAAATGCGTTACTGACCCACGAATTCAAACCACCCGCAATTATTCGCTATACCGAGCAGGTTAAACGACCTGTTCTTTCGTTACACAAACCGGGGCTCTGGCTTGCACAAGTGCAAGGTATCCGTGCCGGGCCTGCCAATCTAAGCTAA
- the lpxC gene encoding UDP-3-O-acyl-N-acetylglucosamine deacetylase: protein MIKQRTLKRIVQATGVGLHTGKKVTLTMRPAPANTGVIYRRTDLNPPVDFPADAKSVRDTMLCTCLVNEHDVRISTVEHLNAALAGLGIDNIIIEVNAPEVPIMDGSASPFVYLLLDAGIEELNSAKKFLRLKETVRVEDGDKWAELSPFNGFRLDFTIDFNHPAIDSSTQRYRLDFSADSFVRQISRARTFGFMRDIEYLQSRGLCLGGSFDCAIVVDDYRVLNEDGLRFEDEFVRHKMLDAIGDLFMCGHNIIGAFTAYKSGHALNNKLLQAVLAKQEAWEFVTFQDEAEMPLAFKAPSTVLAY from the coding sequence ATGATCAAACAAAGGACTTTAAAACGTATTGTTCAGGCGACTGGCGTCGGTTTGCACACCGGTAAGAAAGTCACGCTGACAATGCGACCCGCGCCGGCTAATACCGGGGTCATCTATCGTCGCACTGACTTGAATCCACCGGTTGATTTTCCGGCAGATGCAAAATCCGTGCGTGATACCATGCTCTGTACTTGCCTGGTCAATGAGCATGACGTGCGTATTTCTACTGTTGAGCATCTCAACGCTGCTCTGGCAGGGTTAGGGATTGATAACATTATTATTGAAGTTAACGCTCCCGAAGTCCCTATTATGGACGGTAGTGCCAGTCCATTTGTGTACTTGCTGCTGGATGCGGGTATCGAAGAGTTAAACTCTGCGAAGAAATTCCTGCGACTGAAAGAGACTGTGCGGGTTGAAGACGGTGATAAGTGGGCTGAATTGTCTCCATTTAATGGATTCCGTTTAGATTTTACCATTGATTTTAATCACCCGGCGATTGATTCAAGTACGCAGCGTTACCGTTTAGATTTCTCGGCCGATTCATTCGTCCGTCAGATCAGCCGTGCGCGTACTTTTGGTTTCATGCGTGATATCGAATATCTGCAGTCCCGTGGTTTGTGCCTGGGCGGCAGTTTCGATTGTGCCATCGTGGTGGATGATTACCGCGTGCTAAACGAAGATGGCCTGCGCTTCGAAGATGAATTTGTTCGTCACAAAATGCTGGACGCTATCGGCGACCTGTTTATGTGCGGCCATAATATTATTGGCGCATTTACTGCGTACAAATCTGGTCATGCATTAAATAACAAGCTATTGCAGGCTGTTTTAGCTAAGCAAGAAGCATGGGAATTTGTGACGTTCCAAGACGAAGCCGAAATGCCATTGGCTTTCAAAGCTCCGTCTACAGTATTAGCTTACTAA
- the ftsQ gene encoding cell division protein FtsQ, translating to MSQAALNARERAAENSAARRSNGGQLAGLIFLLMVLGTILWGGWVVVGWMKDASRLPLSKLVVTGERHYTTNDDIRQAILALGAPGTFMTQDVNIIQQQIERLPWIQQASVRKQWPDELKIHLVEYVPFARWNDLHMVDEQGRSFSVPSERVGKQKLPLLYGPEGSEQDVLEGYRAMSKVLAANKYQLKMVAMSARHSWQLALDNDVRLELGRDNRMGRLQRFIELYPMLQQQPDKRVSYVDLRYETGAAIGWAPVFIGSQGGEPPINGQQNSNPQQNQAQAKQQ from the coding sequence ATGTCGCAAGCTGCCCTAAATGCGCGTGAACGCGCGGCTGAAAACAGCGCAGCCCGGCGCAGTAACGGAGGCCAATTAGCAGGGCTGATTTTCCTGCTGATGGTGCTGGGAACCATCCTCTGGGGGGGCTGGGTGGTGGTGGGGTGGATGAAAGACGCCAGCCGATTGCCACTGTCAAAATTGGTGGTGACCGGTGAGCGCCATTACACCACCAATGATGATATTCGCCAGGCTATTTTGGCGTTGGGTGCTCCGGGGACTTTCATGACGCAGGATGTGAATATCATCCAGCAGCAGATTGAAAGGCTCCCTTGGATTCAGCAGGCCAGTGTGCGTAAACAATGGCCGGATGAGCTGAAAATCCATCTGGTGGAGTATGTGCCTTTTGCCCGCTGGAATGATTTGCATATGGTTGATGAGCAGGGGCGGTCATTCAGTGTGCCGTCCGAGCGAGTCGGCAAACAGAAATTGCCACTACTGTATGGCCCGGAAGGCAGTGAACAGGATGTTCTGGAAGGCTACCGGGCAATGAGCAAAGTGTTAGCGGCCAATAAGTATCAGCTGAAAATGGTGGCGATGAGCGCCAGACATTCTTGGCAATTGGCCTTAGATAATGATGTTCGGCTGGAGCTGGGACGAGATAACCGAATGGGGCGTTTGCAACGTTTCATTGAGTTGTATCCGATGTTGCAACAGCAGCCAGATAAACGGGTCAGTTATGTTGATTTGCGATATGAAACAGGAGCTGCAATAGGTTGGGCTCCGGTATTTATCGGCAGTCAGGGTGGTGAGCCACCAATAAATGGCCAGCAGAACAGTAATCCGCAACAGAATCAGGCACAGGCAAAACAACAATGA
- a CDS encoding D-alanine--D-alanine ligase, which yields MAEKVAVLLGGTSAEREVSLLSGQAVLAGLKEAGIDAHGIDTKDFPVTQLKEQGFDKVFIALHGRGGEDGTLQGVLEFLQLPYTGSGVMASALTMDKLRTKLVWQASGLPISPYVALNRQQFETLSSEELAACVAKLGLPLIVKPSHEGSSVGMSKVERASQLQNALVEAFRHDTDVLIEKWLSGPEFTVAILGDDVLPSIRIQVPGVFYDYEAKYLSDETQYFCPSGLSAELEQQLATLSLQAYQALGCRGWGRVDVMQDSDGNFYLLEVNTSPGMTSHSLVPMAARQYGLSFSQLVARILTLAD from the coding sequence ATGGCTGAGAAAGTTGCGGTACTGCTGGGTGGAACCTCTGCTGAACGTGAAGTGTCATTGCTATCAGGTCAGGCAGTTTTAGCAGGCCTGAAAGAAGCGGGTATTGATGCGCATGGCATTGATACTAAAGACTTCCCGGTAACTCAGCTTAAAGAACAAGGTTTTGATAAGGTCTTTATTGCCCTGCATGGCCGTGGGGGTGAAGACGGTACGCTGCAAGGTGTGCTGGAGTTTCTGCAACTGCCCTATACCGGCAGCGGCGTGATGGCATCGGCGCTGACGATGGACAAATTACGCACCAAATTGGTGTGGCAAGCCTCGGGTTTGCCAATTTCTCCTTATGTCGCGCTAAATCGTCAACAGTTTGAAACACTTTCGTCAGAGGAATTGGCGGCATGTGTCGCTAAGCTTGGCCTGCCGTTAATCGTTAAACCAAGTCATGAAGGTTCTAGCGTAGGGATGAGCAAGGTTGAAAGGGCGAGCCAATTACAAAATGCCTTGGTTGAAGCTTTCCGCCACGACACTGATGTTTTGATTGAAAAATGGTTGAGTGGGCCGGAATTCACGGTCGCCATCCTCGGTGATGATGTTTTACCGTCGATCCGAATTCAGGTTCCCGGCGTATTTTATGATTATGAAGCGAAATATTTGTCTGATGAGACTCAGTATTTCTGCCCAAGCGGCTTAAGTGCTGAGTTAGAGCAACAATTAGCGACATTGTCGTTACAGGCTTATCAGGCATTGGGTTGTCGTGGGTGGGGCCGGGTTGATGTTATGCAAGACAGCGATGGCAACTTCTACCTGCTTGAAGTGAATACTTCACCGGGTATGACCAGCCACAGTTTAGTGCCGATGGCTGCCCGACAATATGGGTTGAGTTTTTCCCAGTTAGTGGCCCGAATTCTGACGTTGGCTGACTGA
- the ftsA gene encoding cell division protein FtsA → MIKSTDRKLVVGLEIGTAKVSALVGEVLPDGMVNIIGVGSCPSRGMDKGGVNDLESVVKCVQRAIDQAELMADCQISSVYLALSGKHISCQNEIGMVPISEEEVTQEDVENVVHTAKSVRVRDEHRILHVIPQEYAIDYQEGIKNPVGLSGVRMQAKVHLITCHNDMAKNIVKAVERCGLKVDQLIFAGLAASYAVLTEDERELGVCVVDIGGGTMDMAVYTGGALRHTKVIPYAGNVVTSDIAYAFGTPPTDAEAIKVRHGCALGSIVSKDESVEVPSVGGRPPRSLQRQTLAEVIEPRYTELLNLVNDEILQLQEQLRQQGVKHHLAAGIVLTGGAAQIDGLAECAQRVFHAQVRIGQPLNITGLTDYAQEPYYSTAVGLLHYGKESHLSGESEVEKRASVGNWFKRINSWLRKEF, encoded by the coding sequence ATGATCAAGTCGACGGACAGAAAACTGGTAGTAGGTCTTGAGATCGGAACGGCAAAGGTCTCCGCATTGGTAGGGGAAGTTCTGCCCGATGGCATGGTCAATATTATTGGGGTAGGCAGTTGCCCATCCCGTGGCATGGATAAGGGTGGGGTTAACGATCTTGAATCGGTGGTGAAATGCGTACAGCGCGCTATCGATCAGGCCGAGTTAATGGCGGATTGCCAAATTTCATCTGTCTATCTGGCATTATCGGGTAAACATATCAGTTGTCAGAATGAAATAGGGATGGTTCCTATTTCAGAAGAGGAAGTAACTCAGGAAGATGTAGAAAACGTAGTGCATACCGCGAAGTCGGTACGTGTGCGTGATGAGCATCGTATCCTGCACGTTATTCCGCAGGAATATGCTATCGATTATCAAGAAGGCATCAAAAATCCTGTTGGTCTTTCTGGTGTGCGGATGCAGGCCAAAGTACATCTGATTACCTGCCATAACGATATGGCGAAGAATATTGTTAAAGCGGTGGAGCGCTGTGGTCTGAAAGTGGACCAATTGATTTTCGCCGGTTTAGCCGCAAGTTATGCAGTATTGACCGAAGATGAACGCGAGTTGGGTGTCTGTGTGGTCGACATCGGCGGTGGCACCATGGATATGGCGGTTTATACCGGTGGGGCGCTGCGCCACACCAAAGTAATCCCTTACGCCGGGAATGTGGTCACCAGTGACATCGCGTATGCCTTCGGAACGCCGCCAACAGACGCGGAAGCGATTAAAGTTCGACACGGCTGTGCGCTCGGGTCGATTGTCAGCAAGGATGAAAGTGTAGAAGTGCCAAGTGTTGGCGGACGCCCTCCGCGTAGTCTGCAAAGACAGACGCTCGCTGAGGTTATAGAACCACGCTACACCGAGTTGCTGAATTTAGTTAATGACGAGATTTTACAATTGCAGGAGCAATTACGTCAGCAAGGCGTGAAGCATCATCTGGCAGCCGGTATTGTGCTGACAGGCGGAGCTGCACAAATTGATGGTCTGGCTGAGTGCGCTCAACGGGTATTTCATGCCCAGGTTCGTATCGGCCAACCGCTCAATATCACCGGGCTGACGGACTATGCACAGGAACCTTATTACTCCACTGCTGTTGGGTTGTTGCACTATGGTAAAGAATCTCATCTCAGTGGTGAGTCAGAAGTAGAAAAACGTGCCTCAGTGGGCAATTGGTTTAAACGTATCAATAGCTGGCTGAGAAAAGAGTTTTAA
- a CDS encoding DUF721 domain-containing protein: MRESRPQLLDVLFDDAIAAENGPLHNVQQRATALLKLNRAVKGLLPSQLQPWCRVANYRQSVLVLETANASWLMRLRYEQPALLSALRAQILPSLSSIDIRINPSLMARGHNITQDAAKSSQDPEKSPPLRHLSLESAKELRGLASRSPEKLRTILERLAALAGESANATKSDK, translated from the coding sequence ATGCGTGAAAGCCGCCCACAATTATTAGATGTTCTGTTCGATGATGCCATTGCAGCAGAAAACGGACCGCTGCATAACGTACAACAACGCGCTACTGCACTGTTAAAACTTAACCGTGCGGTAAAAGGATTGCTCCCCTCACAATTGCAGCCGTGGTGCCGTGTCGCTAACTATCGACAGAGTGTTTTAGTGCTAGAGACCGCGAATGCCAGTTGGTTAATGCGCTTGCGTTATGAACAACCGGCGTTACTCTCTGCGCTACGAGCGCAAATTCTACCATCATTGTCTTCAATCGACATCAGGATTAATCCGTCGTTAATGGCCCGCGGCCATAACATAACGCAAGATGCCGCAAAATCTTCACAAGATCCTGAGAAATCGCCGCCATTACGTCATCTAAGTTTGGAAAGCGCTAAGGAATTAAGAGGATTAGCGAGCCGTAGCCCTGAAAAACTGAGGACAATATTGGAACGATTGGCTGCGTTGGCCGGAGAGAGTGCCAACGCAACCAAAAGTGATAAATAA
- the ftsZ gene encoding cell division protein FtsZ: MFEPMELTNDAVIKVIGVGGGGGNAVEHMVRERIEGVEFFAVNTDAQALRKTAVGQTIQIGSGITKGLGAGANPEVGRNSAEEDREALRAALDGADMVFIAAGMGGGTGTGAAPVVAEVAKELGILTVAVVTKPFNFEGKKRMAFAEQGIAELSKHVDSLITIPNDKLLKVLGRGISLLDAFGAANDVLKGAVQGIAELITRPGLMNVDFADVRTVMSEMGYAMMGSGVACGEDRAEEAAEMAISSPLLEDIDLSGARGVLVNITAGFDLRLDEFETVGNTIRAFASDNATVVIGTSLDPEMNDELRVTVVATGIGMDKRPEITLVTNKQTQPVMDHRYQQHGMSPLPQEVKPAAKVVNDPTAQTNKEPDYLDIPAFLRKQAD; this comes from the coding sequence ATGTTTGAACCTATGGAACTAACCAATGACGCGGTGATTAAAGTCATCGGCGTCGGTGGTGGCGGTGGTAATGCCGTCGAACACATGGTGCGCGAACGCATCGAAGGTGTTGAATTCTTCGCCGTTAATACAGACGCTCAGGCGCTACGTAAGACGGCTGTTGGCCAAACCATCCAGATTGGTAGCGGGATTACCAAAGGTTTGGGTGCTGGCGCGAACCCAGAAGTGGGTCGTAATTCAGCAGAAGAAGACCGTGAAGCACTGCGTGCCGCTCTTGATGGCGCGGACATGGTCTTTATCGCCGCAGGTATGGGCGGTGGTACAGGTACTGGCGCTGCTCCTGTTGTTGCTGAAGTGGCAAAAGAACTGGGTATTCTGACAGTTGCTGTGGTTACTAAGCCTTTCAATTTCGAAGGCAAGAAGCGCATGGCATTTGCTGAGCAGGGTATTGCTGAACTGTCCAAGCATGTGGACTCACTGATCACTATTCCGAACGATAAGTTGTTAAAAGTTCTGGGTCGTGGCATCTCTTTATTGGATGCATTCGGTGCAGCTAATGACGTATTGAAAGGCGCTGTTCAGGGTATCGCCGAGCTGATTACCCGCCCAGGTCTGATGAACGTCGACTTTGCTGACGTGCGTACTGTGATGTCCGAGATGGGTTATGCCATGATGGGCTCCGGTGTGGCTTGTGGTGAAGATCGTGCTGAAGAAGCAGCAGAAATGGCGATTTCCAGCCCGTTGCTGGAAGATATCGACCTATCTGGTGCTCGTGGTGTGTTGGTCAACATCACGGCTGGTTTCGATTTGCGTTTGGATGAATTCGAAACTGTGGGGAATACAATCCGTGCATTTGCGTCTGACAATGCGACCGTTGTTATCGGGACATCGTTAGATCCAGAAATGAACGACGAACTGCGTGTGACTGTGGTTGCAACCGGTATCGGCATGGATAAACGCCCTGAAATCACGTTGGTTACCAACAAGCAGACTCAGCCTGTTATGGACCATCGTTACCAGCAGCATGGCATGTCACCTTTACCTCAGGAAGTTAAGCCTGCGGCTAAAGTGGTCAATGACCCAACTGCTCAAACCAATAAAGAGCCCGATTATTTAGATATTCCGGCGTTTTTGCGTAAGCAAGCCGACTAA